In the Gemmatimonadota bacterium genome, TCTATGGCCTGGTCCAGGGCGAGGCGAACGCGATTGCGCCGGGGAAACGCATGCTCTCGGCCATGACCCCCACGATCGTGCTGGGGCGCAATCGGCAGACTCTGCTCATCACCGGCGCGCGTGGCGGACCGCGCATCATCACCGCCGTCTTCCAGGTGCTCTCGAATCTTGTCGACCACGGCCTGGACCTGGTGGCCGCCGTGAATACACCGCGGATCCACCACCAGCACCTGCCGGATGTGCTCTACTACGAGCGCGACGGACTGAACGCGGCAACTGTGGATTCGCTGACCCTGCGCGGGCACAGCGTGGAAGCGCGCAGCGGCTATATCGGCAGCGCGCCGTCGCTCCTGCGGCTGGGCGACCACTGGGTGGGTGTGCCCGATCCCCGACAGGGCGGGCTGGCCGCCGGACCGCGTTAAGCGGCTGCGCGGCTTCGCGTGATTATTGGTATTTCCCGAATCGAGCCCTAACCTAACTGGCGGCCAGCCGCACCTGGACGGGCGCGTCCAGTCGGATGACGAGCCTGGATCCCGCCGCAGCGCCAGCGGCCAGAGGAGAATTGACGCGATCCAGATCATTTGCTTGCTCATAACACCCTCCGCGGGTGGGGACCCTGCTTGAACGGAACAGTTGTTCAGGGTAAGTTGGCAACAGCGCTGGCCCCTCCGGGGGGGCAGGCGCAAGCAGGGGCAACCTGTATGCCAGCCGCTCGTATCCCGCCGCACTGCGCCCGTTCGGCCGTATGAAAGAACTAGGCACGCTGCTGCCGTACCTCCGGCCCTACCGCGCCGGTATAGCCTGGGGCCTGCTGCTGGTGGTCCTGGCGAACGCCTTTGCCGTGGTTGCGCCGCAGCTCCTGGGGCTGGCCATCGATGCGCTGGAGCGGCCGGGCGTCACGGGGCGGGTGGTCCTGGGGTATGCCGGGCTGGTCGTGCTCACGGCCCTGCTGGCTGGCGCGGCGCGGTACGGCATGAGGGAGTTACTGAACGGGATCAGCCGCCGGATCGAGACAGATTTGCGCGACGCGTTTTTTGACCACCTTCTGCGTCTGGACGCCTCGTTCTACGGCCGCGTCCGCACGGGCGACCTGATGAGCCGGGCGACCAACGATACGCAGGCGGTGCGGCAGGCGGTTGGCCCCGCAGTGATGTACCTGGTCAACACGATGGTGATGATGGCGCTGGCGCTGGGGCTCATGCTGCGGATCAGCCCGCGTCTCACCCTGCTTGCGCTGGCGCCACTGGTGTTCCTGCCGCCCGCCGTGCTCTGGTTCGGCCGGGTCATCCATCAGCGATTCGAGCGGATCCAGGAGCATTTCGGCGTGCTGTCGACGCTGGTCCAGGAGAACCTGGCCGGCGCGCGCATTGTCCGCGCCTACGTGCAGGAAGCGGCTCAAGAACGGGAATTCGACCGGCTGAACGGCGAGTACTTGCAAAAAAACATGGCGCTGGCCCGCGTGTCCGGCGTCTTCTATCCCGTCCTCACGTTCTTTGCCGGATTGGGCATGGTGATCGTGCTCTGGTTCGGCGGGCGGCAGGTCATGGCAGGGCGGATCTCGGTGGGTGACTTCGTCGCCTTCGGCTTCTACCTGGCCATGCTGACCTGGCCCATGATCGCGCTGGGCTGGGTGATCAACCTGTTCCAGCGCGGCGCGGCATCCATGGGACGGATCAATGCGATCTTCCAGAGGCGGCCGGCGGTGCGGCCGCCTGCCAGGCCCGCTCGACTGCGCCGGCTGCGGGGGGAAATCGAGTTCCGGGAGGTCTACTTCCGCTATCCGGGCAGCGAGCAGGAAACCCTGCGGGGGATCTCCTTCCACATCGCGGCCGGGCAGACCGTGGCACTGGTGGGACCGACCGGGTCGGGAAAGTCGACCGTGGTCGACCTGCTGGCGCGACTCCATGACCCCACGGCAGGCGACGTCCTGCTGGATGGCGTGCCGCTGCCGGAACTCGCGCCCGCCGACCTGCGCCGGGCGCTCGGGGTGGTGCCGCAGGACACGTTTCTCTTCTCGGAGACCATTGGTCAGAACATCGCGCTCGGGCTGCCGCCCGGTGAAGCGGCGGAGGACCGCGTCCGTGACTCGGCGGTCATTGCCCGGCTGGACGAGACGATTGCTCGCCTGCCCCACGGCTACGACACCCGTCTGGGCGAGCGCGGGATCAACCTCTCGGGGGGGCAGCGGCAGCGTGCCGCACTGGCGCGCGCGCTGGCACGCGATCCGCACATCCTCATCCTGGATGACGCGTTGAGCGCCGTCGACACCAGGACGGAGGCCGAGATCCTGCAGGGGTTACGGCGCGTGCTCGACGGACGCACGGCATTGATCATCAGCCACCGCGTCACGGCGGTCATGGGTGCGGACCTGGTGCTCGTGCTGGATGACGGCCGCGTGGTCGAGCGCGGCACACACGCCGACCTGGTTGCCCTGGGCGGCCTCTACGCCTCGCTGCTGCGCCGGCAGTTGCTGGCAGAGGATCTCGAGCGGGACGCCCTGGCCGCCGCGCCGCTCGAAGTCTGAGAACGGAAATGGCCCTGTCCACGATCCTGCTGATCGAAGATAACGGCATTCGCGCGCCGCTGCCTCGGGCAGAGCGTCAGAGCCGCTCCAGCAGGAAGTCAGGCGTCAGCCGGGCGAAGTAGCCGGAGAGAACCGTGAACTGCCCGGTGGCCAGCAGCAGCCCCGCCAGCACCAGCATGACTCCAGCAGCTTTCTCGAGGGCGGGAAGCAGGCGGCGCAGGTTACGGGATGCCTGGAGGAACGCGCCGGTCGCCAGCGCAGCCAGCAGGAAGGGAAGGGCGAGCCCCAGCGCATAGCCGCCCAGGAGCAGCACCCCACCGGTCATGGTAGCGCGGACGGAGGCGTAGGTCAGCACCGCGCCCAACACGGGACCGATGCAGGGGGTCCAGCCCGCGCCGAACACGATTCCGGCCCCCACCGCGCCGAGGTACCCCGCGGGCCGGCTGGGGAGCTGAGCGCGCCACTCCCGCAGCAGCAGGTTGAAGCGCAGCACCCCCAGCAGGTGCAGGCCGAAGAGGACGATCAGGGCGCCGCCGATGCGGGCGATCCAATCCTGGTAGCGCAGCAGCAACTGCCCGGCTATGGTGGCGGAAGCGCCGAGCAGGAGGAAGACCAGACTGAACCCGCCCACGAAGAGCAGGGAGGGGACGAGCACCGCACTGCGGCGGCCGCCCCGGCTCAGGTCATCGATGCTCAGGCCCGTGACAAAGCTCAAATAGCTGGGCACCAGCGGCAGCACGCACGGCGAAAGGAAGGAGAACACGCCGGCCAGGAAAGCTACAGCCAGGGAAATGGATCCATCCATATCGACCCCATCCACAAGCAGGTTCCGGCGGCTCCGTCGTGCCGCCTACCGTCTCTATTACCGCATCAAGTATCTTCCGTTCGCGGCGGAACGGCGCCGCCGACGCGAGGATGGCCGCCGCGGCTTCGTCGTCGTGCAGATCGACGCCCTGGCCCACGAGGACCTGGAGCGGGCGATCGGCCGTGGCTACCTGCCCCACCTCAAGCGGCTCATCGAGCGGCACGGCTGGAGGCTGCAACGCTACCCCGCCGGCCTACCCAGCGCCACCCCTGCGGCTCAGGCGGCGATCTTCTATGGAACCAGGGAACGCATCCCCGCGTTCCGCTTCTACGAAAAAGGCGAGCAGCGCGTCATCGTCGGGACGCAGCTCGCCTCGATGCAGTTCATCCGGGACCGGCTTCCCGCCGAGGGCGTGCTGCGGGGCGGCTCGAGCTACGCAAACCTCTATGACGGCGGCGCCGACCGCGTCGTTTTCACCCTCTCGGGGCGGCGGCAGCAGCCACTATTCCAGAAGATGGGGGGCGGCAGGCTGCTCCTGCTCCTGCTGCTGCACCCCCTGCGCCTGGTGCGGATGTTCCTGGCCAGTGGCTGGGAGTACCTGCGCGAAGAGCGGGACCGGCTGCTCAGCCAGATGCGGGGACAGTACACCTACTACTGGTGGTACCTGCCCTTCCTGCACATTGGCGCGAATGTGATCCTGCGCGAGCTGCAAACCCTGGCCGTGCTGCTGGACATCTACACGGGCGTGCCGGCGATCTACACGACCTACAACCTCTACGACGAGTTCGCGCACCACTTCGGCCCGTCGTCCAGGACAGCGCTGAAGGGGCTGCGCGCACTGGACCGCCGGATCGGCGAGATCCTGCGCATGCTGCACCGTCTGCCCGGCCGCCCGTATGACATCTACATCCTGAGCGACCATGGCCAGACGCCGGCGGTGCCGTACCGCGTCCGCTACGGCGAGACGCTGGGCGACACCATCCTGGCCGCCGTCGAGCACGGCGTTTACGTGCTGGCCGGCACGGGCGATTAT is a window encoding:
- a CDS encoding ABC transporter ATP-binding protein, encoding MKELGTLLPYLRPYRAGIAWGLLLVVLANAFAVVAPQLLGLAIDALERPGVTGRVVLGYAGLVVLTALLAGAARYGMRELLNGISRRIETDLRDAFFDHLLRLDASFYGRVRTGDLMSRATNDTQAVRQAVGPAVMYLVNTMVMMALALGLMLRISPRLTLLALAPLVFLPPAVLWFGRVIHQRFERIQEHFGVLSTLVQENLAGARIVRAYVQEAAQEREFDRLNGEYLQKNMALARVSGVFYPVLTFFAGLGMVIVLWFGGRQVMAGRISVGDFVAFGFYLAMLTWPMIALGWVINLFQRGAASMGRINAIFQRRPAVRPPARPARLRRLRGEIEFREVYFRYPGSEQETLRGISFHIAAGQTVALVGPTGSGKSTVVDLLARLHDPTAGDVLLDGVPLPELAPADLRRALGVVPQDTFLFSETIGQNIALGLPPGEAAEDRVRDSAVIARLDETIARLPHGYDTRLGERGINLSGGQRQRAALARALARDPHILILDDALSAVDTRTEAEILQGLRRVLDGRTALIISHRVTAVMGADLVLVLDDGRVVERGTHADLVALGGLYASLLRRQLLAEDLERDALAAAPLEV
- a CDS encoding cytochrome c biogenesis protein CcdA, which codes for MDGSISLAVAFLAGVFSFLSPCVLPLVPSYLSFVTGLSIDDLSRGGRRSAVLVPSLLFVGGFSLVFLLLGASATIAGQLLLRYQDWIARIGGALIVLFGLHLLGVLRFNLLLREWRAQLPSRPAGYLGAVGAGIVFGAGWTPCIGPVLGAVLTYASVRATMTGGVLLLGGYALGLALPFLLAALATGAFLQASRNLRRLLPALEKAAGVMLVLAGLLLATGQFTVLSGYFARLTPDFLLERL
- a CDS encoding alkaline phosphatase family protein; translated protein: MDPSISTPSTSRFRRLRRAAYRLYYRIKYLPFAAERRRRREDGRRGFVVVQIDALAHEDLERAIGRGYLPHLKRLIERHGWRLQRYPAGLPSATPAAQAAIFYGTRERIPAFRFYEKGEQRVIVGTQLASMQFIRDRLPAEGVLRGGSSYANLYDGGADRVVFTLSGRRQQPLFQKMGGGRLLLLLLLHPLRLVRMFLASGWEYLREERDRLLSQMRGQYTYYWWYLPFLHIGANVILRELQTLAVLLDIYTGVPAIYTTYNLYDEFAHHFGPSSRTALKGLRALDRRIGEILRMLHRLPGRPYDIYILSDHGQTPAVPYRVRYGETLGDTILAAVEHGVYVLAGTGDYAPPREAMDFLVRELEEVAGESPPPARQLGLRFGRWLRRHYQLFPLVAETVRSADAGSHGVPPLVVTYSSSLAHVYWTEPARPLSFDEIRGQPDRRALYYFLVAHRGIGLVITRVVDGAHVESASGRALVSPGGETEVLQGEDPLRDYARTEVERRAVAQLVQMPNAGDLVLFGAYDAERDLCICFDDQVGAHGALGGRQFWPFLLTPSGLVPPGYRIEDPLDLHPLLQRTAEAPTALQAPAGV